Proteins encoded in a region of the Pseudomonas sp. GOM7 genome:
- a CDS encoding class 1 fructose-bisphosphatase has translation MSRVTLSRYLIEQTRSHNTPADLRFLIEVVARACKAISHQVSKGALGGVLGSLDSENVQGEVQKKLDVISNEILLEANEWGGHLAGMASEEMDNAYQIPGKYPKGAYLLVFDPLDGSSNIDVNVSVGTIFSVLRCPDNLQGESGDLGEEAFLQPGTEQVCAGYAIYGPQTMLMLTLGNGVKGFTLDRELGSFVLTHDNIKVPESTKEFAINMSNQRHWEAPVQRYVSELLAGETGPLGRNYNMRWIASMVADVHRILTRGGIFMYPWDAREPDKPGKLRLMYEANPMSMIIEQAGGAATDGSQRILDIQPTSLHQRVPVFLGSKEEVLRITAYHRS, from the coding sequence ATGTCCCGTGTCACCCTCAGCCGCTACCTGATCGAGCAGACTCGCAGCCACAACACCCCGGCCGACCTGCGTTTCCTTATCGAAGTCGTGGCGCGGGCCTGCAAGGCGATCAGCCACCAGGTTTCCAAGGGGGCCCTCGGCGGCGTACTGGGCAGCCTGGACAGCGAGAACGTGCAGGGTGAGGTGCAGAAGAAGCTCGACGTGATCTCCAACGAGATCCTCCTCGAAGCCAACGAGTGGGGCGGCCACCTGGCCGGCATGGCCTCCGAGGAAATGGACAACGCCTACCAGATTCCCGGCAAGTATCCGAAAGGTGCCTACCTGCTGGTGTTTGACCCGCTGGACGGCTCCAGCAACATCGACGTCAACGTCTCGGTGGGTACCATCTTCTCCGTGCTGCGCTGCCCGGATAATCTGCAAGGCGAAAGCGGCGACCTGGGCGAAGAAGCCTTCCTGCAGCCGGGCACCGAGCAGGTCTGTGCCGGTTATGCCATCTACGGCCCGCAGACCATGCTGATGCTGACCCTGGGTAATGGTGTCAAAGGCTTTACCCTGGATCGCGAGTTGGGCAGCTTCGTGCTCACCCACGACAACATCAAGGTGCCGGAATCCACCAAGGAATTCGCCATCAACATGTCCAACCAGCGCCACTGGGAAGCGCCAGTGCAGCGTTACGTCTCCGAACTGCTGGCCGGCGAAACCGGCCCGCTGGGGCGCAACTACAACATGCGCTGGATCGCCTCGATGGTGGCTGACGTGCACCGTATCCTCACCCGTGGCGGCATCTTCATGTACCCGTGGGATGCCCGTGAGCCGGACAAACCGGGCAAGCTGCGCCTGATGTACGAGGCCAACCCGATGTCGATGATCATCGAACAGGCCGGTGGTGCCGCCACCGATGGCAGCCAGCGCATCCTCGATATTCAGCCCACTTCCCTGCACCAGCGGGTGCCGGTTTTCCTCGGCTCCAAGGAAGAAGTGCTGCGCATCACCGCCTACCATCGCAGCTAA
- a CDS encoding DUF924 family protein, whose protein sequence is MNAWQPLLDWWFGAADAPASEVAAARRGLWFGKRDSQDREASERFGAWVELALAGELHGWDENPQGWLAQLILLDQLPRMIFRDTPRAFAGDALARPLLQAGLAQGWDGRLAPIQRVFAYLVFEHAEDLHLQQRAVGLFRALLEQAEGAEQATFADFLDYAERHLRVIERFGRFPHRNAILGRPSTDAELAFLREPGSSF, encoded by the coding sequence ATGAACGCTTGGCAGCCGCTGCTCGACTGGTGGTTCGGTGCTGCTGATGCCCCGGCCAGCGAGGTGGCGGCAGCGCGCCGAGGCCTGTGGTTCGGCAAGCGCGACAGCCAGGATCGTGAGGCCAGCGAGCGCTTCGGCGCCTGGGTCGAGCTGGCGCTGGCCGGTGAGCTGCACGGCTGGGACGAGAATCCGCAGGGCTGGCTGGCGCAGTTGATCCTGCTCGACCAGCTCCCACGCATGATCTTTCGCGACACGCCACGGGCCTTTGCCGGCGACGCCCTGGCCCGCCCCTTGTTGCAGGCCGGGCTGGCGCAAGGCTGGGATGGCAGGCTGGCGCCGATCCAGCGGGTGTTCGCCTATCTGGTGTTCGAGCATGCCGAAGACTTGCATCTGCAGCAGCGCGCGGTCGGGCTGTTCCGCGCCCTCCTGGAACAGGCCGAGGGAGCGGAGCAGGCCACCTTCGCGGATTTTCTCGATTATGCCGAGCGCCATCTGCGTGTGATCGAGCGTTTTGGCCGCTTCCCCCATCGCAATGCCATTCTCGGTCGCCCCTCCACGGACGCGGAACTGGCTTTCCTGCGGGAACCCGGTTCGAGTTTCTAA
- the bamE gene encoding outer membrane protein assembly factor BamE domain-containing protein, protein MSKRAFVLLTCCLLAACNKINQENYAKLEAGMSKAEVESLLGAPGECAGALGMTSCTWGDDKAYISVQYAGDKVMMFSGKGLK, encoded by the coding sequence ATGTCCAAGCGTGCTTTCGTCTTGCTCACCTGCTGTCTGCTCGCTGCCTGCAACAAGATCAATCAGGAAAACTACGCCAAGCTCGAGGCCGGCATGAGCAAGGCCGAGGTGGAAAGCCTTCTCGGTGCGCCCGGGGAGTGCGCCGGGGCGCTGGGAATGACTAGCTGCACCTGGGGCGACGACAAGGCCTATATCAGCGTCCAGTACGCCGGAGACAAGGTGATGATGTTCTCCGGCAAGGGGCTCAAGTAA
- a CDS encoding lipocalin family protein: MRSILIAGAMLALVGCANSGTGPAAVEPPETVQVDLQRYQGTWYELARLPMFFQRNCVQSEAHYGLRDDGGIDVTNRCRDKDGEWIEAKGTAEPQVPGRTDKLWVRFDNWVSKILPIKGDYWVLYHDDDYRVALVGHPERKYLWLLSRTPEVDQATRDKLLSVAREQGYDTSELIWRKAD; the protein is encoded by the coding sequence ATGCGTTCCATCCTCATTGCCGGCGCCATGCTGGCCCTCGTCGGCTGCGCCAATTCCGGCACCGGCCCGGCGGCCGTCGAGCCACCCGAAACCGTGCAGGTCGACCTGCAGCGCTACCAGGGCACCTGGTACGAGCTGGCGCGGCTGCCGATGTTCTTCCAGCGCAATTGCGTGCAGTCCGAGGCGCACTATGGCCTGCGCGACGATGGCGGCATCGACGTCACCAACCGCTGCCGCGACAAGGACGGCGAGTGGATCGAAGCCAAGGGCACGGCCGAGCCGCAGGTTCCGGGCCGTACCGACAAGCTCTGGGTACGTTTCGACAACTGGGTCAGCAAGATCCTGCCGATCAAGGGCGATTACTGGGTGCTGTACCACGACGATGACTACCGCGTGGCGCTGGTCGGCCACCCGGAGCGCAAGTACCTGTGGTTGCTGTCACGCACCCCCGAAGTGGATCAGGCGACTCGCGACAAACTGCTCAGCGTGGCCCGCGAGCAGGGCTACGACACCTCGGAGCTGATCTGGCGCAAGGCCGATTGA
- the pip gene encoding prolyl aminopeptidase: protein MQTLYPEIKPYARHELAVEPPHVLYVDESGSADGLPVLFIHGGPGAGCDAASRRYFDPNLYRIVTFDQRGCGRSTPHASLENNTTQALIADIERIREHLGIDRFVLFGGSWGSTLALAYAQAHPQRVLGLILRGIFLCRPQEFHWFYQEGASRLFPDYWEDYVAPIPAEERGDLMQAFYKRLTGADQIAQMHAAKAWSTWEGRTATLRPNPQVVDRFSEAHRALSIARIECHYFVNNAFLEPDQLLRDMPKIAHLPGIIVHGRYDVICPLDNAWALHQAWPNSELQIIRDAGHSAAEPGITDALVRAAEQMARRLLDLPPEDA from the coding sequence ATGCAGACTTTGTATCCGGAGATCAAACCCTATGCCCGCCACGAGTTGGCGGTCGAGCCGCCTCATGTGCTCTACGTCGACGAGAGCGGCTCGGCGGACGGGTTGCCGGTGCTGTTCATCCATGGTGGCCCGGGCGCTGGTTGCGATGCCGCCAGCCGGCGTTATTTCGACCCCAATCTCTACCGCATCGTCACCTTCGACCAGCGCGGTTGTGGTCGCTCCACGCCACACGCCAGCCTGGAGAACAACACCACCCAGGCGCTGATCGCCGATATCGAGCGCATCCGCGAGCACCTGGGGATAGACCGCTTCGTGCTGTTCGGCGGCTCCTGGGGTTCGACCCTGGCGCTGGCCTACGCCCAGGCGCACCCGCAGCGCGTACTTGGCTTGATCCTGCGTGGCATCTTTCTGTGCCGGCCGCAGGAGTTTCACTGGTTCTACCAGGAGGGCGCCAGCCGCCTGTTTCCCGATTACTGGGAGGACTATGTGGCGCCCATTCCGGCGGAGGAGCGCGGCGACCTGATGCAGGCTTTCTACAAGCGCCTGACCGGCGCCGACCAGATTGCCCAGATGCACGCGGCCAAGGCCTGGTCGACCTGGGAAGGCCGCACGGCCACCCTACGCCCCAACCCGCAGGTGGTCGACCGTTTCAGCGAGGCGCACCGGGCGCTGTCCATCGCCCGGATCGAGTGTCACTACTTCGTCAACAACGCCTTCCTCGAACCCGACCAGTTGCTCCGCGATATGCCTAAGATTGCCCATCTGCCGGGCATCATCGTGCATGGCCGTTACGACGTGATCTGCCCCCTGGACAATGCCTGGGCGCTGCACCAGGCCTGGCCCAACAGCGAGCTGCAGATCATCCGCGATGCCGGCCACTCGGCAGCCGAGCCGGGCATCACCGATGCCCTGGTGCGCGCCGCCGAACAAATGGCCAGACGCCTGCTCGACCTGCCGCCGGAGGATGCATGA
- the dtd gene encoding D-aminoacyl-tRNA deacylase — MKLLIQRVSAARVEVEEEVVGSIDQGLLALVGIEPQDDQASLTRALHKLLNYRVFSDEAGKMNLSLKDVGGGLLLVSQFTLAADTKSGMRPSFSSAASPAQGAALFDGLVELARAQHPQVATGRFGAHMQVYLVNDGPVTFLLEV, encoded by the coding sequence ATGAAGCTGCTGATCCAGCGCGTCAGTGCTGCCAGGGTTGAAGTCGAAGAGGAGGTGGTGGGCAGCATCGACCAGGGCCTGCTGGCGCTGGTCGGCATCGAGCCACAGGACGATCAGGCCAGCCTGACGCGCGCTCTGCACAAGCTGCTCAACTACCGGGTGTTCAGTGACGAAGCGGGCAAGATGAACCTTTCGCTCAAGGATGTTGGCGGCGGCCTGCTGCTGGTCTCGCAGTTCACCCTCGCGGCGGATACCAAAAGCGGCATGCGCCCCAGCTTCTCCAGTGCCGCGTCACCGGCGCAGGGGGCGGCGCTGTTCGACGGGTTGGTCGAGCTGGCGCGCGCTCAGCACCCGCAGGTTGCGACCGGGCGCTTTGGCGCCCATATGCAGGTGTATCTGGTCAATGACGGGCCGGTAACCTTCCTGCTGGAGGTGTAG
- a CDS encoding 16S rRNA (uracil(1498)-N(3))-methyltransferase: protein MNLLLLEDADFIGVDRVRLSGRRLKHLHEVHRAEAGDRLRVGRLGGLMGEGHLLSLDADSAELAVELTQAPPAKLPLTLILALPRPKMLKRTLQTIASMGVPRLVLVNSYRVEKSFWQTPFLHPEEIREQLILGLEQARDTVLPEVSIEKRFKPFVEDRLPALAAGTLGLVGHPGDYPACPRALEEPVTLAIGPEGGWIPYEVELLREAAGLQPVQLGERILRVETAVPVLLARLF, encoded by the coding sequence GTGAACCTGCTGCTGCTGGAAGACGCCGACTTCATCGGCGTCGATCGCGTGCGTCTCAGTGGCCGGCGCCTCAAGCATCTGCATGAGGTGCATCGGGCCGAGGCCGGCGACCGCCTGCGGGTCGGTCGCCTTGGTGGCCTGATGGGCGAAGGGCACTTGCTCAGCCTGGATGCCGACAGCGCCGAACTGGCGGTCGAACTGACCCAGGCGCCGCCGGCCAAGCTGCCGCTGACCCTGATCCTCGCCCTGCCCCGCCCGAAGATGCTCAAGCGCACCCTGCAGACCATCGCCAGCATGGGCGTGCCGCGCCTCGTACTGGTCAACAGTTACCGGGTGGAGAAAAGCTTCTGGCAGACGCCCTTCCTGCACCCCGAGGAAATCCGCGAGCAGTTGATCCTCGGCCTGGAGCAGGCGCGCGATACCGTTCTGCCCGAAGTGAGCATCGAAAAACGCTTCAAGCCCTTCGTCGAGGATCGCCTGCCGGCGCTGGCGGCGGGCACCCTCGGCCTGGTCGGTCACCCCGGCGACTACCCGGCCTGCCCGCGCGCGCTCGAGGAGCCCGTGACCCTGGCCATCGGCCCGGAAGGTGGCTGGATTCCCTATGAAGTCGAACTGCTGCGCGAAGCCGCAGGCCTGCAGCCGGTGCAGCTCGGTGAACGCATTCTAAGAGTGGAAACCGCCGTGCCGGTGTTGCTGGCCAGGTTGTTCTAA
- the tatC gene encoding twin-arginine translocase subunit TatC: MSRHTDADQEMPLVSHLTELRTRLLRCVVIILLIFAGLFYFAQDIYALVAAPLRAYLPAGATMIATGVASPFLTPFKLTLMCALFLGMPVILHQAWGFIAPGLYTHEKRIAVPLLISSIFLFYAGMAFAYFVVFPIMFGFFASVTPEGVAMMTDIGQYLDFVLTLFFAFGVAFEIPIATFLVIWIGLVDVATLRKSRPYVIVGCFVVGMLLTPPDVFSQTLLAVPMWLLFESGLLAGALVKRKRDEQEAEEEAKPEDQPPAPLS, translated from the coding sequence ATGAGCCGACATACGGACGCCGACCAGGAAATGCCCCTGGTCTCCCACCTGACCGAACTGCGCACGCGCCTGTTGCGCTGCGTGGTGATCATCCTGCTGATCTTCGCCGGCCTGTTCTACTTCGCCCAGGACATCTACGCCCTGGTGGCGGCGCCGCTACGCGCCTACCTGCCGGCAGGCGCGACGATGATCGCCACGGGCGTCGCCTCACCCTTCCTCACGCCCTTCAAACTGACGCTGATGTGCGCACTGTTCCTCGGCATGCCGGTAATCCTGCACCAGGCCTGGGGCTTCATCGCGCCGGGGCTGTACACCCATGAAAAGCGCATCGCCGTGCCGCTGCTGATCTCCAGCATCTTCCTGTTCTACGCCGGCATGGCCTTCGCCTATTTCGTGGTGTTCCCGATCATGTTCGGCTTCTTCGCCAGCGTGACCCCGGAAGGGGTGGCGATGATGACCGACATCGGTCAGTACCTGGATTTCGTCCTCACCCTATTCTTCGCCTTCGGCGTGGCCTTCGAGATTCCCATTGCCACCTTCCTGGTGATCTGGATCGGCCTGGTCGACGTGGCCACCCTGCGCAAGAGCCGTCCCTACGTGATCGTCGGCTGCTTCGTGGTCGGCATGCTGCTGACACCGCCGGACGTGTTCTCGCAGACGCTGCTGGCCGTACCCATGTGGTTGCTGTTCGAGAGCGGCCTGCTGGCTGGCGCGCTGGTCAAACGCAAGCGCGATGAGCAAGAGGCCGAGGAAGAAGCCAAGCCCGAAGACCAGCCACCCGCGCCGCTATCGTGA
- the tatB gene encoding Sec-independent protein translocase protein TatB, translated as MFDIGFTELLLVGLVALVVLGPERLPGAVRTAGLWVGRIKRSFHSIKAEVEREIGADEIRRQLHNERILELEREMQAMKQGLTGSLVDKPDQQASQPSADTPQPPQDKTPQP; from the coding sequence ATGTTCGACATCGGTTTCACCGAACTGCTGCTGGTCGGCCTGGTTGCTCTGGTGGTACTGGGCCCCGAGCGTTTACCAGGGGCCGTGCGCACGGCCGGCCTATGGGTGGGGCGAATCAAGCGCAGCTTCCACTCGATCAAGGCCGAAGTGGAACGGGAGATCGGCGCCGACGAGATTCGCCGTCAGTTGCACAACGAGCGGATTCTCGAACTGGAGCGGGAGATGCAGGCAATGAAACAGGGGTTGACCGGCTCGCTGGTCGACAAGCCTGATCAACAGGCCAGCCAGCCCTCTGCCGACACGCCTCAGCCGCCCCAGGACAAGACGCCCCAGCCATGA
- the tatA gene encoding twin-arginine translocase TatA/TatE family subunit produces the protein MGFGGISIWQLLIILLIVVMLFGTKRLKNLGSDLGDAIKGFRKSMDNAEADKPGVEDAKGQTIDAQARKVEEPAKKD, from the coding sequence ATGGGTTTCGGCGGTATCAGCATCTGGCAACTCCTGATCATCCTGCTTATCGTGGTCATGCTGTTCGGCACCAAGCGCCTGAAGAATCTAGGCTCGGATCTGGGTGATGCGATCAAGGGCTTCCGCAAGTCGATGGACAACGCCGAGGCCGACAAGCCGGGTGTGGAAGACGCCAAGGGCCAGACCATCGACGCCCAGGCACGCAAGGTCGAAGAGCCAGCGAAGAAAGACTGA
- a CDS encoding phosphoribosyl-ATP diphosphatase has translation MSDTLSRLADVLEARKGAAPDSSYVASLYHKGLNKILEKVGEESVETILAAKDAATSGDCKDLIYETADLWFHSLVMLAALGQHPQAVLDELDRRFGLSGHAEKAARPQSE, from the coding sequence ATGAGTGACACCCTGAGCCGCCTGGCCGACGTGCTGGAGGCGCGCAAGGGCGCAGCCCCCGACAGCTCCTATGTCGCCAGCCTCTATCACAAGGGCCTGAACAAGATTCTGGAAAAGGTCGGCGAGGAGTCGGTGGAAACTATCCTCGCCGCCAAGGACGCCGCCACCAGCGGTGACTGCAAGGATCTGATCTACGAAACCGCCGACCTGTGGTTCCATAGCCTGGTCATGCTCGCCGCCCTCGGCCAGCACCCGCAGGCCGTGCTGGACGAACTGGATCGCCGTTTCGGCCTCTCCGGTCACGCGGAAAAAGCCGCGCGCCCGCAATCCGAATAA
- the hisI gene encoding phosphoribosyl-AMP cyclohydrolase, with the protein MNDWLDEIHWNEDGLVPAIAQDHQTGRILMMAWMNRESLALTVNEQRAIYWSRSRGKLWRKGEESGHVQKLHELRLDCDADVIVLLVEQLGGIACHTGRESCFYRVYENGAWKTVDAVLKDPHAIYAGHSHE; encoded by the coding sequence ATGAACGATTGGCTCGACGAAATCCACTGGAACGAAGACGGCCTGGTGCCGGCCATCGCCCAGGATCACCAGACCGGCCGCATCCTGATGATGGCCTGGATGAACCGTGAATCCCTCGCCCTCACCGTCAACGAACAGCGTGCCATCTACTGGTCACGTTCGCGTGGCAAGCTGTGGCGCAAGGGCGAGGAGTCCGGCCATGTGCAGAAACTGCACGAACTGCGCCTGGACTGCGACGCCGATGTCATCGTGCTGTTGGTCGAGCAACTGGGCGGCATCGCCTGCCACACCGGGCGCGAGAGCTGCTTCTACCGGGTATACGAGAACGGTGCCTGGAAGACCGTCGACGCCGTACTCAAAGACCCGCACGCCATCTATGCAGGACACAGCCATGAGTGA
- the ubiB gene encoding ubiquinone biosynthesis regulatory protein kinase UbiB produces the protein MKLLAVRRLLRIQRVVIRYQLDELLLELPLPVWLRALSWLLPWRWLPRKPLALSRGARLRLALEDLGPIFIKFGQLLSTRRDLLPPDIADELAHLQDRVPPFPEDQAIALIERQLGAPVSEVFARFDSQPLASASVAQVHAARLKSGEEVVVKVVRPGLKPVIRQDLAWLFLLARIAEKVSADARRLRPVEVVSDYEKTIYDELDLLREAANASQLRRNFEGSPLLYVPQVYWDLCRHQVLVMERIYGIPVTDLATLADQRTDMKLLAERGVEIFFTQVFRDSFFHADMHPGNIFVSTRTPWSPQYIAIDCGIVGSLTDEDQDYLARNLIAFFKRDYRKVAQLHIDSGWVPAETKVNEFEAAIRTVCEPIFEKPLKDISFGQLLLRLFQTARRFNMEVQPQLVLLQKTLLNIEGLGRQLYPDLDLWSTAQPFLERWMRERVSPLHLLRNLQQQAEQVPHLSQIARDTLERLQQAPTVQAPAQSAQWPLRLLGAALIGAGAVQGLAPLLAAWPAWLMLGGGLYLVLRR, from the coding sequence ATGAAGCTGCTCGCCGTTCGCCGCCTGCTCCGTATCCAACGTGTAGTCATCCGCTACCAACTGGATGAATTGCTCCTCGAACTGCCGTTGCCGGTGTGGCTCCGCGCGCTGTCCTGGCTGCTGCCCTGGCGCTGGCTGCCGCGCAAGCCACTCGCCCTCTCACGCGGTGCACGCCTGCGCCTGGCGCTGGAGGATCTGGGGCCGATCTTCATCAAGTTCGGCCAGTTGCTCTCTACCCGTCGTGACCTGCTGCCGCCGGATATCGCCGACGAGTTGGCGCATCTGCAGGATCGTGTGCCGCCCTTCCCCGAAGATCAGGCCATCGCCCTGATCGAGCGTCAGCTCGGCGCGCCGGTCAGCGAAGTCTTCGCCCGCTTCGACAGCCAGCCGCTGGCCTCGGCCTCGGTGGCCCAGGTGCACGCTGCACGGCTGAAAAGCGGCGAAGAAGTGGTGGTCAAGGTGGTACGTCCCGGCCTCAAGCCGGTGATCCGCCAGGATCTGGCCTGGCTGTTCCTGCTCGCCCGCATCGCTGAGAAGGTGTCGGCCGACGCCCGCCGCTTGCGCCCGGTGGAAGTGGTCAGCGACTACGAGAAGACCATCTACGACGAACTCGACCTGCTGCGCGAGGCGGCCAACGCCAGCCAGTTGCGGCGCAACTTCGAGGGCTCGCCCCTGCTCTACGTGCCTCAGGTGTACTGGGATCTGTGCCGCCACCAGGTGCTGGTGATGGAGCGCATCTACGGCATCCCGGTCACCGACCTGGCCACCCTGGCCGACCAGCGCACCGACATGAAGCTGCTGGCCGAGCGCGGCGTGGAGATCTTCTTCACCCAGGTGTTCCGCGACAGCTTCTTCCATGCCGACATGCACCCCGGCAACATCTTCGTCAGCACCCGCACGCCCTGGAGCCCGCAGTACATCGCCATCGACTGCGGCATCGTCGGCAGCCTCACCGACGAGGATCAGGACTACCTGGCGCGCAACCTGATCGCCTTCTTCAAGCGCGACTACCGCAAGGTGGCGCAACTGCATATCGACTCGGGCTGGGTGCCGGCGGAAACCAAGGTCAACGAGTTCGAGGCGGCGATTCGTACCGTGTGCGAGCCGATCTTCGAGAAGCCGTTGAAGGACATCTCCTTCGGCCAGTTGCTGCTGCGTCTGTTCCAGACCGCGCGACGCTTCAACATGGAAGTGCAGCCGCAACTCGTGCTGCTGCAGAAGACCCTGCTCAATATCGAAGGCCTCGGTCGCCAGCTCTACCCGGATCTCGACCTGTGGAGCACCGCGCAGCCCTTCCTCGAACGCTGGATGCGCGAGCGCGTCAGCCCCCTGCACCTGCTGCGCAACCTGCAGCAACAGGCCGAACAGGTGCCCCATCTGTCGCAGATCGCCCGCGATACCCTGGAGCGTCTGCAACAGGCCCCCACTGTCCAGGCGCCGGCGCAGAGCGCACAATGGCCACTACGCCTGCTCGGCGCCGCGCTGATCGGTGCCGGCGCCGTGCAAGGCCTGGCGCCACTGCTGGCCGCCTGGCCTGCCTGGTTGATGCTCGGCGGCGGTCTCTATCTGGTACTGCGCCGATAG
- a CDS encoding ubiquinone biosynthesis accessory factor UbiJ, with protein sequence MLMTGLLAGVEMGLNRVLRLDGTALPRLHALAGKVIAVQCQSPTLELFILPSGEGLQLASQWHAPADCTLTAPAASLARLALNRDKTAVLHAPEASLDGDSGVLMQLAGILQDLELDWEYEVSRWLGPLATTLLAGHLRSRVNLATNGAASLKQDLADYLAEESRTLVGQREADVRFAELDQLKLALDRLEARIERLTSAHKPDA encoded by the coding sequence ATGCTGATGACGGGCTTGCTGGCCGGCGTCGAAATGGGGCTAAACCGCGTCCTGCGCCTCGACGGCACGGCGTTGCCACGCCTGCACGCACTGGCCGGCAAGGTCATCGCCGTGCAGTGCCAGAGCCCGACACTGGAGCTGTTCATCCTGCCCAGCGGCGAAGGTCTGCAACTGGCATCCCAGTGGCACGCACCCGCCGACTGCACGCTCACGGCGCCAGCCGCCAGCCTGGCTCGCCTGGCCCTCAACCGCGACAAGACCGCCGTGCTGCACGCCCCCGAAGCCTCGCTCGATGGCGACAGTGGCGTGCTCATGCAACTGGCTGGCATCCTTCAGGATCTGGAACTGGACTGGGAATACGAAGTCTCGCGCTGGCTCGGCCCGCTGGCCACCACCCTGCTCGCCGGCCACCTGCGCAGCCGCGTGAACCTGGCCACGAACGGCGCCGCCAGCCTCAAGCAGGATCTGGCCGACTACCTGGCCGAAGAATCGCGCACCCTGGTCGGCCAGCGTGAGGCCGATGTGCGCTTCGCCGAGCTGGATCAACTCAAACTCGCCCTCGACCGCCTGGAAGCACGCATCGAGCGCCTCACTTCTGCCCATAAGCCCGACGCATGA
- the ubiE gene encoding bifunctional demethylmenaquinone methyltransferase/2-methoxy-6-polyprenyl-1,4-benzoquinol methylase UbiE, whose protein sequence is MSDPRKAQEHEPTTHFGFQDVPESQKAEKVAEVFHSVAAKYDLMNDVLSGGLHRLWKRFTIELSGVRPGNRVLDIAGGTGDLTRKFSSIVGPTGQVVLADINDSMLKVGRDRLLDKGVAGNVQFVQADAEKLPFPDNHFDVVTIAFGLRNVTHKEDALRSMLRVLKPGGRLLVLEFSKPGNPLLAKVYDTYSFSFMPLAGKLITNDADSYRYLAESIRMHPDQETLKAMMVDAGFERVTYHNMTGGIVALHRGIKP, encoded by the coding sequence ATGAGCGATCCACGCAAGGCCCAGGAGCATGAACCCACCACCCACTTCGGCTTCCAGGACGTGCCGGAAAGCCAGAAGGCGGAGAAGGTGGCCGAAGTCTTCCACTCGGTGGCGGCCAAGTACGACCTGATGAACGACGTGCTCTCCGGCGGCCTGCATCGCCTGTGGAAGCGCTTCACCATCGAACTCTCCGGTGTGCGTCCAGGCAATCGCGTGCTGGATATCGCCGGCGGCACGGGCGACCTGACCCGCAAGTTCTCCAGCATCGTCGGCCCGACCGGGCAAGTGGTGCTGGCCGATATCAACGACTCCATGCTCAAGGTTGGTCGTGATCGCCTGCTGGACAAGGGTGTAGCCGGCAATGTGCAGTTCGTCCAGGCCGATGCCGAGAAGCTGCCGTTCCCCGACAACCACTTCGATGTGGTCACCATCGCCTTCGGCCTGCGCAATGTCACCCACAAGGAAGACGCCCTGCGCTCCATGCTGCGCGTGCTCAAGCCCGGCGGCCGCCTGCTGGTGCTGGAGTTCTCCAAGCCCGGCAACCCGCTGCTGGCCAAGGTCTATGACACCTACTCGTTCAGCTTCATGCCGCTGGCTGGCAAGCTAATCACCAACGATGCCGACAGCTACCGCTACCTCGCCGAGTCGATCCGCATGCATCCGGATCAGGAAACCCTCAAGGCGATGATGGTCGACGCCGGCTTCGAGCGCGTCACCTACCACAACATGACCGGCGGCATCGTCGCCCTGCACCGCGGCATCAAACCCTGA
- a CDS encoding polyhydroxyalkanoic acid system family protein, with protein sequence MSRIRVERSHTLGREAAREKAERLAERLASEYDVRYRWNGDTLEFKRSGADGQIEVGEDSVRVEVKLGLLLSAMGGMIQREIEQALDKSLA encoded by the coding sequence ATGTCCCGCATTCGTGTCGAACGATCCCATACCCTCGGTCGCGAGGCCGCCCGCGAAAAGGCCGAGCGCCTGGCCGAGCGCCTGGCCAGCGAGTACGACGTGCGCTACCGCTGGAATGGCGACACCCTGGAGTTCAAACGCAGTGGCGCCGATGGCCAGATCGAGGTGGGCGAAGACAGCGTGCGTGTCGAGGTCAAGCTCGGCCTGTTGCTGTCGGCCATGGGCGGGATGATCCAGCGCGAGATCGAACAGGCATTGGACAAATCACTGGCTTAG